Proteins from one Leptonema illini DSM 21528 genomic window:
- a CDS encoding MBOAT family O-acyltransferase — protein MQTRSFRNIYLLMAWAGLLLIAAGAQPSLPEPARIFPTFADLIPGYKTLKTQLTLLSILSDADETAPVKDPSLEKDAAPEKDPAPETETLPQKDPAPESAAPEHPDDKAKPVLHDGENHARLAKFYAALHDLKEKKRSHVRVIQYGDSIIWADNVAYKLKSNLQKEFGDGGRGLVTIIDSKESVLKGHKNLTNGGFDLFQIEHNSFDRPLVAELGFTAKSVRPQKPGAMTTQEAPPEAAPWTKAHVLLRAGDAATTGSSLFETAEKAQASFDYDLQPGQCQGFEVDLAATRRLQMTVDYKGKPPYIDALLLETSSGLSYSTVVRMGIHQAWMASVSDAALECGYRWFAPDLVVFEFGVNESASIETRFHGYTPEKYESQLRDYYKRLRKVLPDTPILMVGPLDRVKSQGGALQPVPAQDDVRRIQRKLADEFDIAFFDTYEYMGGRGHIIQMVRKGLALNDYMHLSSAGGDMIADGVSAELLKGYASYTGSQAVIPEAHTAPDVFEGEDPGAISFNSRTYALFLFVVLIVSSILVRWPNLRLGFLVLVSFYFYASWKFWPVLLIVASTILDYVCALGIEKARNLSTEAKPDRGTRYLIASLVGNLGLLFFFKYLNFSGDVINRVIEAFSGSRPIPVFDLLLPVGISFYTFQTLSYTIDVWRGTLAVERNILRFALYVSFFPQLVAGPIVRAAEFLPDIGRKVRHFVVTHQMFSTGLFLIFCGLIKKMTADWIGVTIVDRVYASPSMFTSAENLAALYAYGLQIYGDFSGYTDIAIGSANLLGFHLTENFRRPYQAASVTEYWRRWHISLGTWIRDYIYIALGGNRTGVARNLLITMFLAGLWHGAGLNYVVWGTLHGLALVFERWIGWGKNDPKTLLGRVGRVFVTLHFILFAFIIFRLNDPAMMKAVVERIFSDSWVLKNLEWRGVAVVAFGYAFHLTPIEWRENAGRAFRDLAWPLQSLIGAAVTVLAFQLALPDVQPFIYFQF, from the coding sequence ATGCAGACTCGATCCTTCCGTAACATCTACCTGCTCATGGCCTGGGCAGGGCTCCTGCTCATTGCCGCCGGCGCACAGCCATCGTTACCCGAACCGGCCCGCATCTTCCCGACCTTTGCCGACCTGATTCCGGGGTATAAGACTCTCAAGACGCAACTGACCTTACTTTCGATTCTATCAGATGCGGATGAGACGGCTCCCGTTAAAGATCCGTCTCTTGAGAAAGATGCGGCCCCTGAAAAGGATCCTGCTCCCGAAACGGAGACTCTTCCACAGAAAGATCCGGCACCGGAGTCTGCCGCACCGGAACACCCCGACGACAAAGCAAAGCCTGTGCTTCATGACGGCGAGAACCATGCCCGTCTTGCGAAGTTCTATGCCGCTCTTCATGATCTGAAAGAAAAGAAGCGCAGTCATGTTCGAGTCATTCAATACGGAGATTCGATCATCTGGGCCGACAACGTTGCGTATAAACTCAAGAGCAATCTACAGAAAGAGTTCGGCGACGGCGGCCGAGGACTCGTCACCATCATCGACTCGAAAGAGTCCGTGCTCAAAGGACATAAGAATCTCACAAACGGAGGATTCGATCTCTTTCAAATCGAGCATAACTCCTTTGATCGCCCACTCGTAGCCGAGCTTGGCTTCACAGCTAAGTCCGTGCGCCCTCAGAAGCCGGGGGCGATGACGACTCAAGAGGCTCCACCCGAGGCTGCTCCCTGGACAAAGGCGCATGTTCTTCTGCGTGCGGGTGATGCCGCGACGACAGGATCGTCGCTCTTCGAAACGGCAGAGAAGGCGCAGGCATCGTTTGACTATGATCTACAACCCGGCCAATGTCAGGGTTTTGAGGTTGATCTTGCGGCGACTCGCCGCCTTCAGATGACCGTCGACTATAAAGGCAAGCCGCCTTATATCGATGCGCTGCTTCTTGAGACGTCATCGGGCCTGAGCTACAGCACCGTCGTGCGTATGGGCATCCATCAGGCGTGGATGGCGTCGGTGTCTGATGCCGCTCTCGAGTGCGGATACCGCTGGTTTGCGCCTGATCTGGTAGTTTTCGAGTTCGGAGTAAACGAGTCTGCCTCGATCGAAACTCGTTTTCATGGTTATACGCCCGAGAAGTACGAGAGTCAGCTGCGAGACTATTATAAACGTCTGCGCAAAGTGCTGCCCGATACGCCCATCCTCATGGTCGGACCGCTTGATCGCGTCAAATCGCAGGGCGGGGCTTTGCAGCCCGTTCCGGCACAGGACGATGTGCGGCGCATCCAGCGTAAGCTTGCCGACGAATTCGACATCGCCTTTTTCGACACCTACGAGTACATGGGAGGACGCGGCCACATTATTCAGATGGTACGCAAAGGCCTCGCCCTGAACGACTACATGCATCTGTCGAGCGCGGGCGGTGATATGATCGCCGACGGAGTGTCGGCCGAATTACTCAAAGGGTATGCGAGTTATACAGGCTCACAGGCGGTCATTCCCGAAGCTCATACAGCGCCCGACGTATTCGAAGGCGAAGATCCTGGCGCCATCTCGTTCAATTCGAGAACCTATGCTCTTTTTCTTTTTGTCGTCCTGATCGTCTCTTCGATACTTGTGCGCTGGCCGAATCTGCGGCTCGGTTTTCTCGTTCTCGTTTCGTTCTATTTTTATGCAAGCTGGAAGTTCTGGCCCGTTCTCTTGATCGTCGCCTCGACCATACTTGATTACGTTTGCGCCCTTGGGATCGAGAAGGCGCGGAATCTGTCGACCGAAGCGAAGCCCGATCGTGGCACGCGCTACCTGATCGCCTCGCTTGTCGGCAACCTCGGCCTTCTTTTCTTCTTCAAGTATCTGAATTTTTCGGGAGATGTGATCAACCGCGTCATCGAGGCATTCTCGGGATCAAGGCCGATTCCCGTCTTTGATCTGCTTCTTCCTGTCGGCATCTCATTCTATACTTTTCAGACGCTTTCTTATACGATCGACGTCTGGCGCGGAACGCTGGCCGTCGAACGCAACATACTGCGTTTCGCCCTCTATGTTTCGTTTTTTCCACAGTTAGTCGCAGGCCCGATCGTGCGTGCGGCCGAGTTCCTTCCCGATATCGGACGCAAGGTGCGCCATTTCGTCGTCACGCATCAGATGTTCAGCACCGGCCTGTTTCTGATTTTCTGCGGACTCATCAAGAAGATGACGGCCGATTGGATCGGCGTTACTATCGTCGATCGCGTCTATGCGTCGCCGTCCATGTTTACGTCGGCAGAAAATCTGGCGGCGCTGTACGCCTACGGGCTTCAGATCTACGGAGATTTCTCGGGCTATACCGATATCGCCATCGGCTCGGCTAACCTTCTCGGCTTCCATCTTACCGAAAACTTCCGCCGACCGTATCAGGCCGCTTCGGTTACCGAGTACTGGCGCCGGTGGCATATCTCGCTCGGCACATGGATTCGCGATTACATCTATATCGCCCTCGGCGGCAACCGCACCGGCGTGGCGCGCAATCTGCTCATCACCATGTTCCTCGCCGGTCTGTGGCATGGAGCCGGCCTGAACTACGTCGTCTGGGGAACGCTGCACGGCCTGGCCCTTGTCTTTGAACGCTGGATCGGATGGGGCAAGAACGATCCGAAGACGCTGCTCGGTCGCGTCGGTCGCGTCTTTGTGACGCTGCATTTTATTCTCTTCGCCTTCATCATCTTCCGGTTGAATGATCCGGCGATGATGAAGGCCGTCGTCGAGCGCATCTTCTCGGATAGCTGGGTGCTCAAGAACCTCGAATGGCGCGGCGTCGCCGTCGTCGCCTTCGGATATGCTTTTCATCTGACGCCGATCGAGTGGCGCGAAAACGCCGGCAGAGCCTTTCGCGATCTCGCATGGCCGTTACAGAGCCTGATCGGAGCGGCCGTTACCGTGCTCGCCTTTCAGCTCGCCCTGCCCGACGTGCAGCCTTTTATCTACTTTCAGTTCTGA
- a CDS encoding SpoIIE family protein phosphatase, which translates to MKPVRFGLVPRVLLLSALMLSVLVGVVLFLALRQQRDLIVNASMKEVQSRLDPVERRTEWIRYTVGNLIELQRLKSYYGEETTGPEGRLFNEKRYEQLTDGMRSHLDAVGSTSLDDATFRQMQYYATQLRIMEDRIIAAEKPEDVKQHLAANMLAGRYLDALLIQRSGYLDALRSAFSGLDQSRYRIQTVSFFFQAHFDTSLVEPSADLELEIQRIMTELSRPDLEPSRRQALWASLRPLAERRYRLYRLSSRDINLLRVGTDPELIASLDAVRDSYYARSPAPASIEREYAFQDKQYLISARTLFMKPAVSERARRILESMKGSVMWRRYVESDRDIADRMKPIIAELAKLRDAQAEGDLTVDEVARLADLYKEYEALRAEREKALDKAITWASAYDETSLADLEADLKATEAAILEAEKKLSSTTVESEKDLSPEEQARLAEERSLLAEMKRQLPLKKQLIAEYYPESAVLADAFRALRDAMLLDKAVMRFDYDTTSYMSYTGSATNRKLEQNRWTALRGWIRTNCSELYSCGGVSLPFISGTGEFVKPRWALERIMWDLDSQPVDDLARRALFENTAAFTRIFSDRSAIDAELSKERHRLLDMALSIGLRLMLIALLASLFFVRSIKRIITGAERIGAGDLDVTFEYRGRDELGSLVSALNRMTVGLRHRERMLAELSAAEQIQRQLLPEKTPPSMEEWLNIGQLYRPSSGVGGDYYDFIEMDAERMAFCIADVTGHGPGPAMIMAMMRAHLHSLVRSESSVRHIMEKLNERVYRETPADVFITVYLGVYDRRTGDVEYASAGHNRALLFRYQSETVEELPGGGLPLGLEETELFGQILKTGTIHLERGDLFFQFTDGVNEAANAAYELFGTERLKECVQLAGKKRPERILEYVAQQVERFSGRRVFASGPTELDDDIAMIAFRRIL; encoded by the coding sequence ATGAAGCCGGTTCGTTTCGGGCTTGTTCCGCGGGTTCTATTGCTTTCGGCGTTGATGCTCTCTGTTCTTGTCGGCGTCGTTTTATTCCTCGCTCTCAGGCAGCAGCGAGATCTGATCGTCAATGCCTCGATGAAGGAGGTGCAATCCCGCCTTGATCCCGTCGAGCGTCGCACCGAGTGGATTCGTTATACAGTCGGCAATCTGATAGAGCTACAACGACTCAAGTCTTATTATGGTGAAGAAACGACCGGCCCCGAAGGTCGTCTTTTCAATGAAAAGCGCTATGAGCAGCTGACCGACGGCATGCGTTCCCATCTCGATGCCGTCGGCTCTACCTCGCTCGACGACGCCACATTCCGGCAGATGCAGTATTATGCGACGCAGCTCCGAATTATGGAGGATCGCATCATCGCCGCCGAGAAACCAGAAGACGTAAAGCAACATCTGGCCGCTAACATGCTGGCCGGCCGGTATCTCGATGCGCTCTTGATTCAGCGCAGCGGATATCTGGATGCTCTTCGATCGGCCTTCTCGGGTCTCGATCAGAGCCGCTACCGTATTCAGACCGTCAGCTTTTTCTTTCAGGCCCACTTCGATACGTCTCTTGTCGAGCCCTCAGCCGATCTGGAGCTTGAGATCCAGCGCATCATGACGGAGTTAAGCAGACCCGACCTTGAGCCATCGCGCAGACAGGCGCTCTGGGCTTCGCTGCGTCCTCTTGCAGAGAGACGCTACAGACTCTATCGACTGAGCAGTCGCGATATCAATCTGCTTCGAGTCGGTACCGATCCCGAGCTCATCGCTTCGCTGGATGCCGTTCGGGATTCCTATTATGCTCGCAGTCCGGCGCCGGCGTCGATTGAAAGGGAGTATGCCTTTCAGGATAAACAGTATCTGATCTCGGCCCGAACGCTTTTCATGAAGCCGGCCGTCTCAGAGAGGGCTCGCAGAATTCTTGAGTCGATGAAGGGTTCGGTGATGTGGCGACGCTACGTCGAATCGGATCGCGATATCGCCGATCGTATGAAGCCTATCATCGCCGAACTGGCAAAGCTTCGCGATGCTCAGGCCGAAGGCGATCTTACTGTCGATGAGGTCGCTCGCCTTGCAGATCTCTATAAAGAGTACGAGGCGCTGCGAGCCGAGCGCGAAAAGGCCCTCGATAAGGCGATTACCTGGGCATCCGCCTACGACGAGACGAGCCTGGCCGATCTCGAGGCCGATCTGAAAGCGACCGAGGCCGCCATCCTTGAAGCCGAGAAAAAGCTGAGCTCGACGACCGTAGAATCCGAGAAGGATCTATCGCCCGAAGAGCAGGCAAGGTTAGCCGAAGAGCGATCGCTGCTGGCCGAGATGAAAAGGCAGCTTCCGTTGAAAAAGCAGCTTATCGCCGAGTATTATCCCGAGTCCGCCGTTCTTGCCGACGCCTTTCGAGCGCTCCGGGACGCCATGCTGCTTGATAAGGCCGTGATGCGCTTCGACTACGACACGACCTCTTACATGAGTTATACGGGATCGGCGACCAATCGCAAGCTGGAGCAGAATCGCTGGACGGCTCTGCGCGGATGGATTCGCACAAACTGTTCGGAGCTTTATTCCTGCGGCGGCGTTTCGCTGCCGTTTATCAGCGGAACGGGAGAGTTTGTGAAGCCGCGCTGGGCGCTGGAACGCATCATGTGGGATCTCGACTCTCAGCCCGTCGACGACCTGGCCCGTCGGGCGCTGTTCGAGAACACGGCCGCCTTTACGCGCATCTTCTCGGATCGGTCGGCCATCGATGCTGAATTGAGTAAAGAGCGCCATCGCCTGCTCGATATGGCGCTTTCCATCGGGCTGCGGTTGATGCTCATCGCCCTACTTGCGTCGCTCTTTTTTGTTCGATCGATCAAGCGTATCATTACGGGAGCGGAGCGTATCGGCGCCGGCGATCTCGACGTCACGTTTGAATACCGGGGGCGCGACGAACTCGGATCTCTCGTATCGGCCCTGAATCGCATGACGGTCGGACTGCGTCACAGAGAGAGAATGTTAGCCGAACTATCGGCCGCCGAGCAGATCCAGCGGCAGCTTCTGCCCGAGAAGACGCCTCCTTCTATGGAAGAGTGGTTGAACATCGGGCAGCTCTACAGACCTTCGTCAGGGGTCGGCGGCGATTACTACGACTTTATAGAAATGGATGCCGAGCGCATGGCCTTCTGCATCGCCGATGTAACGGGCCACGGTCCGGGCCCTGCGATGATTATGGCGATGATGCGGGCCCATCTGCATTCTCTTGTGAGAAGCGAGTCGTCCGTTCGGCACATTATGGAGAAGTTGAACGAGCGCGTGTATCGCGAGACTCCGGCCGACGTTTTCATCACCGTATATCTCGGAGTCTATGATCGTCGTACGGGAGACGTCGAATACGCCTCTGCCGGCCACAACAGGGCCTTGCTGTTTCGCTATCAATCCGAGACGGTTGAAGAGTTACCTGGCGGAGGCCTGCCTCTTGGCCTTGAAGAGACCGAACTTTTCGGGCAAATTCTCAAAACCGGAACGATTCATCTTGAACGTGGAGATCTCTTCTTTCAGTTTACCGATGGCGTGAACGAGGCGGCTAACGCAGCTTACGAGCTTTTCGGAACGGAGCGCCTGAAAGAGTGCGTGCAGCTGGCCGGTAAGAAGCGGCCGGAGCGCATACTCGAATACGTAGCTCAGCAGGTGGAGAGGTTCTCGGGTCGCCGCGTCTTTGCCAGCGGCCCGACGGAGCTGGACGACGATATCGCCATGATCGCCTTCCGGCGTATTCTGTAA